The genomic segment AAAACGCAACTTGAGGTGAGAGATTAAGAAAAGTAAGAATTTGGAGTAGGGGAGAACTGAGTTGGAAATATCACAAAGAACAACAAGTTCTGGTCTCTGTGGAACACGCGCTTGGTAGCTCAAACGAAAAATAGTCCCGTTCCCTTGTACAAGTTCCTGTATAGCTCGATGGATACTGATTTCTCCGTGTCTTGAGGACTTCTTCCTGAACCCTGGCCGTTGTGCTAAGCGTTTGCCAAGGATTTTGAGGGCCTGCTGGACCGTGCTTTTTTCTTCTTGGTTAAAAGATTCTAGGGGCCTGTATAGCCAATGCTCGGCTTTTAGAAGCTCCCACTGATTTTCCTTTTTGATTCGGTTCCATAGTATTTGTTGACGAATTTTTTTGTGAAATTCAGATTTTAAGGTGATAAATTGCTGTAATTCATCTTCAGCAATTTCACCTTTTTGGTAAGACAATTCTTTTAAATTAAGGACCTGATGTAGGCCCATCTGACCTAATACCCACTGAATTTGATCTTCAGTTCCTAATACTTCGATTTCTTGAGGCATAAGCTGAAGGTAGGTTTGAAGGCTCTGGGGAGATGTAAGCTCACTTTTAAAACTAGAGGGGTTTGGAAAGACACTGACCCCTCCAAAACCTCGTCCTAGACCTTGACCACCGGGTGCAATTGGCACTTCTAAGGGAATATTTGCTTCTTCATTTGGTTCAGGGTTGCCATAGGAATCCAGTAGCAGCATGGACCAAATAGTGTCGAAAAGCGGATTCTCGTGGGAGGAATGAACAAAATTGGCTTTCAACATTGTTTTTAGATCAAGTTCAGGAAATTGGGTTAAGCAAAATGAAACATTTTCAAGATCAGCAAGCGATATTGAAAATTCAGCCTGCCTCAGAGCATAGATCAATTGAAGAAGAGACCACCCGTTGAGTTGTTTCTCCTTTGAATTCATGAGTTTTGCCCCGAATGTTCTTTTCTCTGAACTTCTTCAGCTTGCCAGATTTTTAGACGATCTTCTAATTTTTTTAAGTCACCAGGGTATTTAAGAAGGAGGTTCAGCGCACCGGATAGCTGATCCAAGTCTATTCGCTCTTGCTTAAGAATCTGTAAGGCTTGAACAAAGTCGATACTTTCGGATACACTTGGCAATTTGCGTAAGGGAAGTTTACGGACTTTCGCTACAAACTGACAAACATCTTCAATCAGTTTTGATCCTATCTTGGGATTTTTACGTTCAAGAATCATGATTTCCCTTAATATAGAAGGATAGTCGAGTTCAAGGTGCACGCACCGTCTTCGTAGTGCGTCACTCAATTCCCGGGTATTATTGCTTGTTAAAATGACGATTGGACGCGTTGTAGCGTAAAAAGTTCCTCGCTCTGGAATTGTCACTTGAAATTCGCCTAAGAGTTCGAGTAAAAAGCTTTCAAATTCTTCATCACTCTTATCCAATTCGTCAATAAGTAATACGACAGGTTTTGGAGATAAGATCGCTTTAAGCAAGGGACGGGCCAATATAAATTCCTCACTATAGAGATCAAATTTAACATCATTCCAGCTCGAATCTTTACTTTGTAAGCGTAAGAGCTGTTTGGGATAATTCCAATCATAAAGCGCTTTTTGAGCATCAAGCCCTTCATAACATTGTAATCGAATTAAAGGACGGTTACAGGCCCTGGCTAAAGCTATAGCGAGTTGAGTTTTTCCAACTCCTGCTGGCCCTTCAATAAGACAGGGCTTGTCCAAAGCGAGAGCTAAAAATAAGGTCGTCCCTTTTTGCTCGTCCAGGATATAGTCTTGCTCTTCTAAGGACCGGATTAATTCCGTAGGTGAATTCAGCCTCATTGCGAGAACCTCCTTTTTTTAGTTAAAGCGAAAGGCTATTTGACACTCCTTAACTCATCGATTATATTTATGGTGTGGACACCCCCTAGGGGTAGAGCTTTTGAATGTGAAAGGAGCGAATAAATATGGCGAAGAAAATAGCGATACCGACTGAAGGAGAGATTGTCAATGGTCACTTTGGTCGCAGCCAAGCATTCACAGTCTTTGAAATTGGAGATGGTCAGGTTCTTAAGCAAGAATTAATGGATACTCAAGGTTTCGAGCATCAACACGCCGGAATTGCACAACTCTTAAAATCAAAAGGGGTTGAGACAGTCATTTGTGGCGGAATTGGACCAGGAGCGATTCAAGGGTTGGAAAGTAATGGCTTAGAAGTCCTAAGAGGAGCGAGTGGATCGATTCGAGATGTTGCAGAGTCCTACGCTAAAGGAACCTTCAAAGGGACAGATGCTGTCTGTGACCATTCTCACGGCCATGACCATGACCATCATCAACACTAAACTAATATTTAGGTATAAGGGATTCCGTTTTTACAAAAAATAGATTGTGGTTTCTTTAAATTTAAGATCCGTGAAAGGATGGATGTGGAATGGGAGCTCATAAAAAAGTCTCACGTGCCAAATCCCCAATTAGTGTGAGAGACCCTCATTACACGGAGTTTGATGTCCAAAAGGGTCGCGTTACCTTTAAAGGAAAAAAACGACCAGAGTAAGGTAGTTGATTTTCAAAAGGAACGCAAAATTCAAAATTTAAGGAAATCCCATTTGATTAAAAAGAGGGTGCGCTTGACGCACCCTCTTTTTAACTCTAGAAGTTAATCCTAACGCTTAAAATCCTCTTAATCTTTGATAGCAGTCCCGGCAATAAACGGCTTTATCCCCTGAGGGACGGAAAGGAACTTGGGTCTCAGCCCCGCAATCGCTACAAATAGCCGGAAACATTTCACGTCGAGGCCGTTCAGCTCCTGCAACACGTTGGCGTCGAGACGCACGACAAGCCGGACAGCGCGTGGGCTCATTTTCAAATCCTTTTTCTGCGAAAAATTCTTGTTCACCAATGGAGAAAATGAATTCGTTACCACAGTCCCGGCAAACCAATACTTTGTCTTCAAATGCCATAAGAAACTACCTCCTTCCACGCATGAATCGCGCCTCCTGAGTGGAAGTAGTAGCACAAATCACCTGGTTTTGGTCCAACGTGTCCGATAAACTAACTTACACATCTAAGGCTCTAATTAATTATACTTGAAAATTCAGAAATATTACAGTCCCATGATAAGGAAGAAAAGGATTTATTTAATTGAATTGTCCGCTAACACCCTTTAAATAGTATTTGCATAATTATAATCTTGCAAAGGAATTATTTGAAAGGAGTATTGTATATGACTGAAAAAGCAAAGATTAGAAAGATGTTTCCCGGTGGAATTACTTATCAAGGTTTTTACTCCTTCTATAATTATATGATCGAGCGAGATGCCCGTCATATCTTCGTTATCAAGGGCGGTCCAGGAGTGGGTAAGTCAACCTTCATGAAGAAAATTGCTCAATCAATGTTCGAGGCAGGCTATGAAATTGAATATCATTGTTGCTCTTCGGATAATAATTCAATTGATGGTTTAGTGATTCCAGAACTGAACATAGCTCTTCTTGATGGAACGGCACCGCATATCGTTGATCCCAAAACTCCAGGTGCTGTCGATGAAATTATTAATCTTGGCGAGTATTGGAATGAAGCAAAGATGCTTGAATCAAAGGCTGAAATAATGGCCTGTAATCTTCAAGTAAGCCGTTATTTCCAAGCTGCTTATTATTCTTTAAAAGACGCTAAGAACGCAATGGACGAGTGGGAATTTTATATTGAACCCTATCAAAACTGGGATGATATCAACAAAATGTACTTAAAAACTGAGAAGAACATCTTTAAAAATTCACCTCCAGGGAATGGAAAAGCACGCCACTTATTTGCCTGGGCACATACTCCTCAAGGAAAATGTCAATATATTGACTCTCTGCTTAGTGGAATGCAGACTCTGTATACCTTAAAAGGGCAACCGGGTACAGGCAAATCGACCTTTTTATCCCGTATCTCCAATCGTGCTTCAATGCTGGGATTAAGTGTGGAGTATTTTCATAGTACGCTCGATCCCGAAAAATTAGATCTAATCCTTCTTCCAGAAATAAAAGTAGGTCTTGTTATCGATGCAGATCCTTATTCATATACCCCTGATTTTAAATGTACTGTGATAGAGTTAGATTTTGATAAAAGTTTAGATCAGATTTTACTACAAAACTATAAATCTGAGTTAACTTCTTGTAGTGAACGTGTAAACACTAGTTTGGAACGGGCTTTAGCGAATTCAAAGAAGGCAAAAATGAGCCATGATCAAATGGAAACATACTATATTCCTGCGATGGATTTCCAAGCTATTGAAGATAAGCGGGTAGAAACGTTACAAAGAATCCTCAATATGGCTGAGGAACATTCTATCGCGGTTACAACAAATTTATCCCCAACTCCTAAAATTTAGATCCGCAATGATGCATCAACAAAAAATGCAAAGTACGCTTTGCATTTTTTGTATCTCCCTTGGAAAGTTTATTATAGAAGTTTGAATTAAAGTTTTGGATATATTAAGAAGATGAAATAATTTATCTGAATAAAAGGAGGCAGTTCTATGTCTACACGTGTAGCGATTAATGGGTTTGGCCGGATAGGCAGATTATCTTTACGAGCGGCCCTCGAAAGCAAAGCCTCACTTGAAATTGTAGCTGTTAATGACTTAGGAAGTCCAGATTTATTAGGACATCTTTTTAAATATGATTCCATACATGGAATTCTGCCCTATGAAGTCGAGGTAAATGAGAATATAATGAAAGTAGATGGACGCTCTATTCAGCTGTTCGCCGAAAAGAATCCGGAAAGTTTACCTTGGAAAGACCTCGGTGTGGATATCGTAATTGAATCCACTGGCCATTTCATTGAGCGCGATAAAGCAGCACTTCATTTACAAGCAGGGGCGAAAAAAGTGGTTATTTCTGCACCTGGTAAAAATGAAGATATCACGATTGTCATGGGAGTTAATGAGGATCAATATAATCCCAGTCAACATCATATCCTTTCCAATGCTTCTTGTACCACAAACTGTTTGGCTCCCGTCGCTAAAGTTTTACTTGAAGAGTTTGGGATCGAACAGGGGATGATGACCACAACTCATTCTGTGACTAACGATCAACGTATCTTGGATCTAGAGCATAAAGATTGGCGGAGAGCACGAGCTGCTTTCCAATCCATGATTCCTACAAGTACCGGTGCGGCCAAAGCTGTTGCCCTTGTTTTACCTGAATTAAAAGGAAAATTAACGGGATTAGCAGTACGTGTTCCAACTCCGAATGTCTCTATCGTTGACTTTGTTGCTAACTTAACGAAACCGACGACTAAAGAAGAGGTTAACGCTAAATTGAAGGAAGCAGCGGAAGGAAAGCTTAAAGGAATTTTGGCTTATACGGATTTACCTCTTGTCTCACATGATTTTAATGGGGATCCACATAGCTCAACGGTTGATGGCCTTTCGACGATGATGCTTGGAGACCGGATGCTTAAAGTTCTTGTCTGGTATGATAATGAATGGGGATATTCAAACCGAGTAGTTGATCTCGTCTGCTATATTGCAAATAAGGGTTTGTAAGCTATAAGCTATAAAGTAAAAACAAGGGGAGATAAGATGAGAAGAACAAAAATCGTTTGTACAATCGGTCCAGCTAGTGAAACGCCGGAGAAGGTTAAAAACCTTCTTCAGGCGGGAATGAATGTTGCACGTCTAAACTTTTCGCATGGGACTCATGAGGAACATGGCCAACGCTTACGCGTTTTAAAAGATGAAGCTAAAAAATTAGGAAAACATCTCGGGATATTATTAGACACAAAAGGCCCGGAGATTCGAACAGGAATGGTCCCACAAACAGGTATTGAATTAATAAAAGGAGCCTCTTTTATTCTCGATACAGATATAGATAACTTAGGTTCTTTAGAAAGAGTGGGAATTACTTATACTGACCTATGGCAAGAAGTTAATCCCGGAACGCATATCCTTCTCGATGATGGTTTGATTGATTTAGAGGTTGAATCTGTCCATAATGGAAAGATTTACACTCGTATTTGCAACGAAGGTCTTCTAAAATCAAGAAAGGGAGTTAATGTTCCAGGTGTTCCGATTCTGCTTCCCGCTGTCACTGAGAAGGACATTAGTGATATCCGCTTTGGGATTGACCAAGGGATTGATTTTATCGCTGCTTCCTTTACCCGAAAAGCATCAGATATTATTGCCGTTCGAAAAATTGTTGAAGAAGCAAAAGCAAATGTTAAACTCATTGCAAAAATAGAGAGCCGTGAGGGTCTGAACAACCTTGATTCTATCCTAGAAGTTGCGGATGGACTGATGGTTGCAAGGGGAGACCTAGGAGTAGAGATACCGGTGGAAGAAGTGCCTATCGCCCAAAAAGAGATGATTCGTAAATGTCATCTCTTAGGAAAACCGGTCATCGTTGCAACACAAATGTTGGATTCCATGATCCGAAATCCTCGTCCAACGCGAGCTGAAGCCAGTGATGTTGCCAATGCAATTTTAGATGGAACGGATGCTATCATGCTATCAGGGGAAACGGCTGCGGGACAGTACCCGGTTGAAGCTGTCGTCATGATGGATAAAATAGCTCACCATACTGAAACACGCTATTTTGATGAGCAGACATCACGTCATCCTCAGTTGAACGTGGCAGAAGCGATTAGTTATGCAAGTTATACGATCGCCCATGATTTAGATGCTCCAGCTATTTTGACGCCCACCCACTCAGGTTTGACTGCCCGTATGATTTCTAAATATCGCCCTAAATCGTTAATCATTGCCGCTACACCCTTTGAAACTGTAGCTCGGCAACTTACCTTGCATTGGGGCGTTATTTCCTTAATTATTCCTGAAAGTGCTGGCACTGATCAACTTTTATCCAATGCGGTTAACGAAGCTTTATCCCATAACTTGCTTAAAACAGGTGACATTGTTGTGATTACAGCCGGGGTACCCGTCGGTAAAGTGGGAACAACTAATATGATCAAGGTCCAAGTGATTGGTAATGCAGTTGTTAAAGGGACAGGAATTGGTCGCAAATCCGCTTTGGGTCCGGCTCGTCTAATCGTCGATCCCAAGACTACACCTTTCGAAGATGGCGATATTCTCGTCTCTCGGTTTACCGATGCAGAATATATCTCTTTGATCTCTCGAGCGGGGGCTTTAGTTATTGAAGAAGGTGGCTTAACGTCGCACGCTTCGATAGCCGCGCTTAATTACGGCATCCCTGCAATCGTTGGCGTCAAGGGTGTAATGGATAAATTCAAGGACGGGCAGCTTCTTACCGTAGATGCGCTTAGCGGAGTGATCTACGAAGGAACAGTAACGATTTTATAGAGGCTAGGGACAGAGAAAGAGGCAGAAACCAGAATAAATATTTCTGGTACTGCCTCTTTTATATTAAAGTTTATTGGAAAGATCATCGACCAAATCTTGGTCAATTGTACTTTGTTCTCGCTCATTTAGAATTTCAATCAGCCCTGCATCGCTAAGCTCACTTGCGACTTCGAACAAGGAATCTTTTCTAGCTTGCGGCAACTTATTCACAAATCGGTTAATCTTCACAGGGGGTACAAGGTTCCGAAACTTGACTCCACCATATTTCATAATACGTTCAGGCAAAAAATCCCCTCCTTAATACTCTACCACCCGGATCGTTAAATCTTCCGTAAAAATAGTATGCTTTACTTTTTGAAATTCATACAAAAAAGAGGTCTATTTCCTTAAAGTAAAATAAACCTCTTTTTTGTATAATTTAATGCGCTCTAATATATCAATGCTATGAATTAGTACCTTTGACTTGACCTAATGTTGCATGAACTTGCCCACGAATAAAACCTAAATATTCTTGGCGAAGTGCTTCCTGCTCTTCGCGCTCCCATTCTTCAAGTCCCACACTTCTTTGTTTACGGGATAACTCATTAATTCTCTCGATAAGGGTATTTATCTCCACACTATTAGCTCCTTTTCATATAATAATAATTTCATTTATTATATTATAACGATCACTAGTATGAATCTCAAGTTGGTCTGAAAGTACGGGAATGATATAATAGTCTTTATTGAGTGAGGAGGGATAATCTTGTCTTTATTTTCAGAGACTAAATTAAGAGTGCGTTATGCGGAAACAGATCAAATGGGTATCGTTTATCACTCTAACTATTTGATTTGGTTTGAGGTTGGAAGGACAGAACTTTTCCGTAATTTGGGATTACCTTATACAGTTTTTGAAGAGCAAGGTCTGTCGCTAGCTGTTGTCGAGGCTTCTTGTCGGTATCGACAGCCTGCAAAATATGATGATGAACTCGTAGTCTATACACGCTTGGAAAAATTTACTTCGCGAATTATTAAGTTTTCTTACCAAGTCATGATGGAGGATATTCTTTTAACCGATGGAAAGACATCCCACGTTTTCCTTAACAAAGAAGGCAGGGTGGCTGATGTTCGAAAGTATCGAGTATGGAAAGAGGTCGCTACAAAAATTCCATCTTTAAAAATCTAGTTTTTTAATTCATCTTGAACTAAATATGTTCCCATGGTATTATGTATACATAATACAGAAGGGGGTGTTCCGATGTATCTTGTCACTTGGATCGAGGGTGAAGAAGTGAATTACAGGCTAGTAAGAAAGCAAGAACTCACCAAACTCATGACTGCCATCGGACAACACGTTATTGTTCAGAAGTTAGCATCTTAATCTTGATAGAGATAATGTTTTATGACTCATTGAGCTCACTTTAACAGTGGGCTCTTTTTGCACTTTTTAATATTTTAATCTCAGTTTTAATTCCAGGTCTAAAAGATTAAGAAAGTAATGATTGATGAGCAGGGAAAGACGGTAAATATACCGAATAAGTACGGATACCTTCAGCAATTTTTCGAAAGAACAATTCACTCTCATTAAGGAGGACTAAGATGTCTTTTGTTGTTGTCGTTGACAGTTCCGCTGATATTCTCCCAAAGGTTGCACAAGAAGAAGGAATTGTTGTAATTCCTATGCCTGTAAATATTGATGGACAAACCTTTCTCGAAGGAGTTGATATTTTTCCCGAAATCTTTTATTCTCAATTTGGATCTTTTCAAGAATTACCTAAAACGTCCCAACCTAATCCTGGAACACTTAAGGAAAAATATGAAGAAATCATAGCTAACGGGCATGAAGTTGTGGCAATTCATCTTTCATCGGGATTGAGTTCGACCTATTCAACTGCCTTGATGGTTCGGGATATGTGTACTGCTCCAGAAAAAATCCATGTTATTGACAGCTTAGGAGCTACCTTCGGTTATGGTTTACTGGCAATACAGGTAAATCATTATCTCAAAACCTCTCCTACATGGGAAGAAGCTGAACCCCGTATTGTTGAGCTAAGAAATCAAATGCGTTATATCTTCACCTTAGATACGCTCGAATATTTAGTGAAAGGGGGCCGTGTGAGTAAAACGGCTGGCTTTCTCGGTGGAATTCTTGATGTAAAGCCTGTTTTAGAAATTACACCTGATGGACGATTAGAACCTTTTGCTAAAGTTCGTTCTCATAAAGCTGCTTTACGCAAACTGATAGAGGTTATGCTTAAAGAAATTGATCATCCCGAAGAGCAAATTATAGGAATTTCTCATTCCAATTGTTTAGATGAAACTCAAGCTTTTGCTGAAGAAATCCGTAAACAAGTCAATGTCAAAGATATCATGATTAGTAACATCGGCTGTGTTGTTGGAAGTCATACTGGCCCTGGTGCCGTTGCGTTATTTTACAAGCGAGCTCTTTAATAGTATTTAACTTTATTTCAATCTTTTACTTCAATTTAACACTACTTTTTAACACTACTTTACTAGGAGGAACAGTTTTGAGAATCATCACGGCGCTAGTCTGCTTCATCTTTATCTTGCTCAATAGTGTTCCTCCTGTATATGCTCTGTCGAGTTCCAATCCTCCAGAAATTCATGGAGAAGGAGCTTATCTGATTGATGTTCAATCCGGGCAGACGTTATATAGTAAAAATGGAGATGGATTTTTCGCTCCTGCAAGTACTACCAAGATTATGACTGGATTGTTAGCAATCGAAGAAGGGAATCTTGATGATGTCGTTACTCTAAGCTCTACCATGCTCGATTACAAGACCGTTTATGGCACGCGGATCTATCTTGAACCGGGAGAGAAAATGCCTCTGCGAGATCTTCTTTATGCTTTATTGCTTAACTCTGCAAATGATGCTGCAGTAGGCATTGCTGAACATATCGGGGGGAGTCTTCCTCAATTTGTGTTCATGATGAATGAAAAAGCGAAGGAGCTAGGGCTAAAAAATACGACCTTTAAAAATCCCAGCGGGCTGACGAACGAGGGACATGTAACAACTCCTCATGATCTTGCTCGCATCGCACAAGCTGCTTATGCTAACCCGATATTCCGAAATTATGTACAGACGCAACGGCATACTATCACCCGGTCCAAATCGGATGTACCCACTGAAATGATTAACGAGAACAAACTCTTAGGACAAAATCCCTATATCAATGGGATGAAAACGGGTTATACAGAAGTTGCAAAAAATTGTTTAGTGGCTTCCGCTTCGAAGGATGGGCGAGACCTTATCGCAGTTATCCTTAAATCACAAGGCCGCGAGATTTATACAGATATGGAAAATCTCCTCAACTATGGTTTCTCTCAATTTCAGACTACGGTTTATAAACCTGCAGGAAGTGCTATTACACAGACAACAATTGGAACAGATGAAATCAATCTTGTCTTGTCGAAACCTATTTATACTACGGAAAAAATGGGGGAGCCCAGCTCAAAGTTAACACTTAAAATCATTCCTGCAGCGACGAATTTAACAGAAGTTGAGCAAGGACAAACGTTAGGAACTGTCGAAGTCTGGGAGGGTAACGAAAAACTCGAAAATGTTCCACTCACATCAGACAGGAGTGTCAAACACAAATTAAGTCTTCACAATAGCTCACCATGGGCCGCTTTTTTTCTTCTCGTAATAATGTTGGGTATAATTTTATTTTATGCTCAGACGAAGAGAAGTTCTGCCCACCGATTTCAGCGAACACGTAAAAAAAAGAAGAAAACTCAGGTCAGTAAATGAGACAATCTGATTTTTTTAAATCTTAAAAAATAAAGAGGAATCGGAGTTCCGATTCCTTTCTCAAAATAACCTAAAAGGGTGGACTAAACTATTCGCTTTACTTGCTGAGCTCAAAGGTTCCACAATCAGTCGCTTCTGTCGTTCGAACCTCTGCATGATGTTTTGTGACTTGAATTTGACCCGCAGTGCAAATTTTCGCGGATTCATTGTATTTGCACTCAACCACATTGCAAAGAACTTCAGGATTGGTATTAGGCATTCATATCACCTCCTTGTTTAAGAATAACCCAAACGTAAGGAGGTTATGTAAGCACTTGCCAAACCCTTTATCATTCGTCATAATTATACATGAATCCACAATTAGGTCAGGAGTTGAACAATAGGAATGTCCATGAATCATCAAGATAAAAAAGTCGTTACCTTAGCCTATGGGTGTCAAATGTCTGAGCGGGATGCTGACACTTTAACCGCAATATCTGCTCAA from the Desulfitobacterium metallireducens DSM 15288 genome contains:
- a CDS encoding zinc-ribbon domain containing protein — translated: MAFEDKVLVCRDCGNEFIFSIGEQEFFAEKGFENEPTRCPACRASRRQRVAGAERPRREMFPAICSDCGAETQVPFRPSGDKAVYCRDCYQRLRGF
- a CDS encoding DegV family protein, whose amino-acid sequence is MSFVVVVDSSADILPKVAQEEGIVVIPMPVNIDGQTFLEGVDIFPEIFYSQFGSFQELPKTSQPNPGTLKEKYEEIIANGHEVVAIHLSSGLSSTYSTALMVRDMCTAPEKIHVIDSLGATFGYGLLAIQVNHYLKTSPTWEEAEPRIVELRNQMRYIFTLDTLEYLVKGGRVSKTAGFLGGILDVKPVLEITPDGRLEPFAKVRSHKAALRKLIEVMLKEIDHPEEQIIGISHSNCLDETQAFAEEIRKQVNVKDIMISNIGCVVGSHTGPGAVALFYKRAL
- a CDS encoding PRK06851 family protein — translated: MTEKAKIRKMFPGGITYQGFYSFYNYMIERDARHIFVIKGGPGVGKSTFMKKIAQSMFEAGYEIEYHCCSSDNNSIDGLVIPELNIALLDGTAPHIVDPKTPGAVDEIINLGEYWNEAKMLESKAEIMACNLQVSRYFQAAYYSLKDAKNAMDEWEFYIEPYQNWDDINKMYLKTEKNIFKNSPPGNGKARHLFAWAHTPQGKCQYIDSLLSGMQTLYTLKGQPGTGKSTFLSRISNRASMLGLSVEYFHSTLDPEKLDLILLPEIKVGLVIDADPYSYTPDFKCTVIELDFDKSLDQILLQNYKSELTSCSERVNTSLERALANSKKAKMSHDQMETYYIPAMDFQAIEDKRVETLQRILNMAEEHSIAVTTNLSPTPKI
- a CDS encoding VWA domain-containing protein; this encodes MNSKEKQLNGWSLLQLIYALRQAEFSISLADLENVSFCLTQFPELDLKTMLKANFVHSSHENPLFDTIWSMLLLDSYGNPEPNEEANIPLEVPIAPGGQGLGRGFGGVSVFPNPSSFKSELTSPQSLQTYLQLMPQEIEVLGTEDQIQWVLGQMGLHQVLNLKELSYQKGEIAEDELQQFITLKSEFHKKIRQQILWNRIKKENQWELLKAEHWLYRPLESFNQEEKSTVQQALKILGKRLAQRPGFRKKSSRHGEISIHRAIQELVQGNGTIFRLSYQARVPQRPELVVLCDISNSVLPYSKFLLFLISHLKLRFRKTRLFLFIDSLWDITHEEGFNTLDSAQAWSHRNSSGYSDYGKVLSEFQNDWLPLISSQATVLILGDGRNNYCPSQVEYLQEINKKVKRVYWLNPLDKKDWYSSDNILKEYLPYCTGVFRCRTIKDLQLVSRRIF
- a CDS encoding NifB/NifX family molybdenum-iron cluster-binding protein, producing MAKKIAIPTEGEIVNGHFGRSQAFTVFEIGDGQVLKQELMDTQGFEHQHAGIAQLLKSKGVETVICGGIGPGAIQGLESNGLEVLRGASGSIRDVAESYAKGTFKGTDAVCDHSHGHDHDHHQH
- the gap gene encoding type I glyceraldehyde-3-phosphate dehydrogenase; protein product: MSTRVAINGFGRIGRLSLRAALESKASLEIVAVNDLGSPDLLGHLFKYDSIHGILPYEVEVNENIMKVDGRSIQLFAEKNPESLPWKDLGVDIVIESTGHFIERDKAALHLQAGAKKVVISAPGKNEDITIVMGVNEDQYNPSQHHILSNASCTTNCLAPVAKVLLEEFGIEQGMMTTTHSVTNDQRILDLEHKDWRRARAAFQSMIPTSTGAAKAVALVLPELKGKLTGLAVRVPTPNVSIVDFVANLTKPTTKEEVNAKLKEAAEGKLKGILAYTDLPLVSHDFNGDPHSSTVDGLSTMMLGDRMLKVLVWYDNEWGYSNRVVDLVCYIANKGL
- a CDS encoding acyl-CoA thioesterase — translated: MSLFSETKLRVRYAETDQMGIVYHSNYLIWFEVGRTELFRNLGLPYTVFEEQGLSLAVVEASCRYRQPAKYDDELVVYTRLEKFTSRIIKFSYQVMMEDILLTDGKTSHVFLNKEGRVADVRKYRVWKEVATKIPSLKI
- a CDS encoding DUF896 domain-containing protein, with amino-acid sequence MEINTLIERINELSRKQRSVGLEEWEREEQEALRQEYLGFIRGQVHATLGQVKGTNS
- a CDS encoding DUF1540 domain-containing protein; the encoded protein is MPNTNPEVLCNVVECKYNESAKICTAGQIQVTKHHAEVRTTEATDCGTFELSK
- a CDS encoding D-alanyl-D-alanine carboxypeptidase family protein; this encodes MRIITALVCFIFILLNSVPPVYALSSSNPPEIHGEGAYLIDVQSGQTLYSKNGDGFFAPASTTKIMTGLLAIEEGNLDDVVTLSSTMLDYKTVYGTRIYLEPGEKMPLRDLLYALLLNSANDAAVGIAEHIGGSLPQFVFMMNEKAKELGLKNTTFKNPSGLTNEGHVTTPHDLARIAQAAYANPIFRNYVQTQRHTITRSKSDVPTEMINENKLLGQNPYINGMKTGYTEVAKNCLVASASKDGRDLIAVILKSQGREIYTDMENLLNYGFSQFQTTVYKPAGSAITQTTIGTDEINLVLSKPIYTTEKMGEPSSKLTLKIIPAATNLTEVEQGQTLGTVEVWEGNEKLENVPLTSDRSVKHKLSLHNSSPWAAFFLLVIMLGIILFYAQTKRSSAHRFQRTRKKKKKTQVSK
- the pyk gene encoding pyruvate kinase, which gives rise to MRRTKIVCTIGPASETPEKVKNLLQAGMNVARLNFSHGTHEEHGQRLRVLKDEAKKLGKHLGILLDTKGPEIRTGMVPQTGIELIKGASFILDTDIDNLGSLERVGITYTDLWQEVNPGTHILLDDGLIDLEVESVHNGKIYTRICNEGLLKSRKGVNVPGVPILLPAVTEKDISDIRFGIDQGIDFIAASFTRKASDIIAVRKIVEEAKANVKLIAKIESREGLNNLDSILEVADGLMVARGDLGVEIPVEEVPIAQKEMIRKCHLLGKPVIVATQMLDSMIRNPRPTRAEASDVANAILDGTDAIMLSGETAAGQYPVEAVVMMDKIAHHTETRYFDEQTSRHPQLNVAEAISYASYTIAHDLDAPAILTPTHSGLTARMISKYRPKSLIIAATPFETVARQLTLHWGVISLIIPESAGTDQLLSNAVNEALSHNLLKTGDIVVITAGVPVGKVGTTNMIKVQVIGNAVVKGTGIGRKSALGPARLIVDPKTTPFEDGDILVSRFTDAEYISLISRAGALVIEEGGLTSHASIAALNYGIPAIVGVKGVMDKFKDGQLLTVDALSGVIYEGTVTIL
- a CDS encoding AAA family ATPase; this translates as MRLNSPTELIRSLEEQDYILDEQKGTTLFLALALDKPCLIEGPAGVGKTQLAIALARACNRPLIRLQCYEGLDAQKALYDWNYPKQLLRLQSKDSSWNDVKFDLYSEEFILARPLLKAILSPKPVVLLIDELDKSDEEFESFLLELLGEFQVTIPERGTFYATTRPIVILTSNNTRELSDALRRRCVHLELDYPSILREIMILERKNPKIGSKLIEDVCQFVAKVRKLPLRKLPSVSESIDFVQALQILKQERIDLDQLSGALNLLLKYPGDLKKLEDRLKIWQAEEVQRKEHSGQNS